The segment CGCGGGGGCGCAGGTGGAGCCCCGGACGCCCGCGGGCCTGCCCCTTACCGGCTTCGCCCGGGCTGGCACAGGATCCCTGCCGCTGGGACACCCGGTCCTGTGGGTGCCTGCCGCGTGCACGCCGGGCGCCCGCGCCCGCCCCACGGGAACGCCTGCCCCCCGGGACCACGGTGCACGGGCCCGGCGTCGCTCGTCCGCAACGCCTTTTATGCCCGGAGCACGTCCACCCCCACGTACGGACGCAGGGCGGGCGGGATCACCACGCTGCCGTCGGCCTGCTGGTAGTTTTCAAGCAGGGCCGCCAGGGTACGTCCCACGGCCAGGCCGGACCCGTTGAGGGTGTGGACGAACTGCGGCCGCGCACCGGGTTCAGGGCGGAAGCGAATGTTCGCCCGGCGCGCCTGGTAGTCGCGGTAGTTGCTGCAGGACGAGATCTCGACGTAACGCCCGTAGCTGGGCATCCAGACCTCCAGGTCGTACTGCCGGGCCTGGGCAAAGCCCATGTCACCCGTACAGATCAGGACGACCCGGTACGGCAGGCCCAGTCGCTGCAGCACCGCCTCGGCATCGGCCACCAGTTTCTCGTGCTCCTCCGGCGACGCTTCGGGCCGGACGAACTTCACCAGCTCCACCTTGTCGAACTGGTGCTGGCGGATCAGCCCGCGGGTGTCCCGGCCGGCCGACCCCGCCTCCGCGCGGAAGCAGGGCGTGTACGCCACGTGGTAGATCGGCAGCTGGCCCGCGTCCAGGATCTCGTCCCGGTAGAGGTTGGTGACGGGCACCTCCGCCGTGGGGACCAGATAGAAGTCCGAGTCGGCCACCCGGAAGGCGTCCTCCTCGAACTTGGGCAGCTGGCCGGTACCGATCATGCTCTGGCGGTGGACCAGAAAGGGCGGTAGCACCTCGGTATAGCCGTGCTCCCGGGTGTGCAGGTCCAGCATGAACTGGATCAGTGCCCGCACCAGCCGCGCGCCCAGGCCGCGAAAGACGGTGAAGCGTGCGCCGGTGATCTTGGCGGCGCGCTCGAAGTCCAGGATCCCCAGGGCAGGTCCCAGATCCCAGTGGGCCCTGGGCTCGAAGCCGAACTCCGGCGGCGTGCCCCAACGGCGTACCTCCACGTTGTCGCCGGCGTCGTCGCCGTCGGGCACCTCGGGGTCCGGAATCATGGGCAAACGCAGCAGCCGGTCCTGGATCTCCTGCTCCAGCTGGCGCACCTGCTCTTCCAGTTCCTTGATGGTGTCGCCCACCTGGCGCATGGCGGCAATGAGTTCCGAGGCATCGCCCCCTTCACGGCGCAAGCGCCCGATGGCCTCGGAAGTCTCGTTGCGGCGGGCCCGCAATTCCTCCAGCCGCTGCAGGTGCTGGCGCCAACGGGCGTCAGCCTCCAGCAGGGCGTCAAGGTCCGCCGCATCCAGGCGCCGCCGGCGCAGGGCTTCCCGCACCACTTCCGGATGCTGGCGTACAAAGCGCAGGTCCAGCAACGATCGTTCCCCCTTCGCTTGAGGTGGGCGGGCACCGCCCCACTCAGGGCGGAAGCACCCGGCCGCGCGAGCACGCTGGCCGGACCCCCGCTTCCCCGGTGCCGATCCGCGACGGCCCGGCTGGACGGCCGGGCCGGCCTGCCATCAGGAGAGCCTCGCCCGCGCGGCCCACAGGGCGTCGGTCCCGGGCGGCTCCAGCTCCCCTTCCTGTCCACCGGGGCCGACCCGGCGCAGCCGCCCGTCTCCGGTCACCCGGCCGATGGCTGCCGTCGGGATGCCCGCTTCCTGCCATGCCGCCTGCAGCTCCGCAGCCCGGGCGGGCGGTGCCGCCACCAGCAAGGCTCCCGAGCCGATGAGCCGCAGCGGATCGATCCCCGCGGCGGCGCAGATGACCCGCGTCTCGTCGCGCACGGGGATGGCATCGGTTTCCACCACGCAGCCCACGGGCTCGCCCTGGGCCTGCCGGGCGGCGGCGATCATCTCCCAGACGGCGCCCAGCACGCCCCCTTCGGTGACGTCATGCATGGCGTGGGCGCCGCGCCGCGCGGCCACCCGGGCCTCGGGCACGATGCTGAGCCAGCGCCCCAGGCCGGCCGCTGCCTCCAGCACCGGCTCGGCCACGCCCCGGTCCCGCAGGGCCTGGCGGCAGTCAGCGG is part of the Thermaerobacter subterraneus DSM 13965 genome and harbors:
- the serS gene encoding serine--tRNA ligase; protein product: MLDLRFVRQHPEVVREALRRRRLDAADLDALLEADARWRQHLQRLEELRARRNETSEAIGRLRREGGDASELIAAMRQVGDTIKELEEQVRQLEQEIQDRLLRLPMIPDPEVPDGDDAGDNVEVRRWGTPPEFGFEPRAHWDLGPALGILDFERAAKITGARFTVFRGLGARLVRALIQFMLDLHTREHGYTEVLPPFLVHRQSMIGTGQLPKFEEDAFRVADSDFYLVPTAEVPVTNLYRDEILDAGQLPIYHVAYTPCFRAEAGSAGRDTRGLIRQHQFDKVELVKFVRPEASPEEHEKLVADAEAVLQRLGLPYRVVLICTGDMGFAQARQYDLEVWMPSYGRYVEISSCSNYRDYQARRANIRFRPEPGARPQFVHTLNGSGLAVGRTLAALLENYQQADGSVVIPPALRPYVGVDVLRA